TGTGGCCCACTATAAaaatttgtgtgttttatcaAGTATGAACCTGACAACTATCTTGGTATCCTCAGTTTGTGATGGCGGCGTACGTCACGGCCAGCGAGGCGAACCTGACGCGGGACGACAAGGAGAAACGCTTCCTCACCACGACCGGGACCACGGAGCTGTTCCCCAGTCTGCACGACCCCCCCTCTCTAGAACTCTCGGTGGTGGTCCCGGCCTACAACGAAGAGCTGCGTCGTGAGTGAGAACCCCAACAGCCACCaaccccttttaaaaaaaaaaataaaaaattaaaaaaaaatatatatatatatatatatatttttttttttttttaaaaggggttGGTggctgttatatatatatatatatatatatatatatatatatatatatatatatatatgccccaAGCCCCCAACTTGGGAGTTTTTAGGGCTACGAGCCTTcgcttgttttatttatttaattgtttttttcttttaaaaaaaaaaaaaccttcaaagaTCTTAGGAGGCATTATTGATGCAATCAATACTAGATTGAGTTGACGAAACACGTGTATAGAGGCAGAAGTTAATCTGCAAGCATTTTCCTCGTGTTGGATGATGTGGCTTCTTCAATGAGACATTTTAACGAttgatttgaacaaaacaagcctactaaAATGTGTCACTTTCACTATGTGTgctcgttattgtctaaaaaaaaaataaaaaatgcttcaaAAACGACCAAGCGACGGCTCGCAACTGTAAAAACTCGTtaggggcactcgtaagtcaaggcaccactgtatctgTCAATCaggtaaatgtaaatgtgtgcTCGTAGATGACACCAATTGTTTGTGGTTTCAGTTCCCGTGATGCTGGATGAAGCCATGGAATATTTGCAGAACAGGCAGGTCTGTACGACGCTTAGCATACGATAAGAAAAAATAACCGTTTTATGTTGCTGCAAGCTGTTCTTAAGTGTCAGCAGGGGGcagcattaaacagttttcGTACTCACAGAAGCGACATGCGTCTTTCACCTACGAGGTCATTGTGGTGGACGATGGCAGCAAAGACAAAACCACAGAGGTAAGCGCCTCGATTATTGACCATgtcttgtattattatttttgacatttaatatttttgtgcaactttatgggtaccattttgtttgtttgatgcaATTATTTCACTATGGGTTGCTGTTCTTCAAAGGAAGGTCAATTTACATTTGGGTAAGAATTCACACGTATAATGATGGGGACTTCTTTCTCTGTACTGTTTTTGATATGTAAACCAGATTTTTTAATGTTGAGTCAGAATGTTCTCTTTAAGTTGCGGTGAGAATTCATTCATACATGAATGATTTCATAAAATATAATTgttaaatgacaatgacaaacatTTGTCTAATTAAGGACTAATTGTCTAAACATATTGGTAACCTAACCTTTAACTTAATCTAACATTTTTTATGAGTTGTCGGTATGTTCCCTTTTAAAATTTTCGTGTAATGtaacatgatgatgatgccataaaatgtgatttaaaaaaaaaaaaaaaaaaagatacggTATGTCCAATCATGGACGTTTATATTCGCAACTTTTTGTGTACTGTTTTTGATAGATGAACTTGAAATTTTTCATGGCAGGTGGGATTCTCTCTCTTAAATTTTGGTGAAgattcacacattgatgtcataaaatgtgatgtaacagaATTCACTTTGTGCTCACCCACCAGGTGGTGTTGCGGTACACCAAGCAGTACGGTGCAGAGAAAGTGCGGGTTCTGACGCTGGTCAAGAACCGGGGAAAAGGAGGCGCTGTGCGCATGGTGAGAGACGTTAGCATCCTGCTAGCAGCAGAAGCTCGCTATCGTGCTAACATTTGCGTGTGCCGCCGTAAAGGGAACCCTGAGCTCCAGGGGGCGCCTCATTCTCATGGCGGACGCGGACGGAGCCACAAAGTTTGGCGATGTCGAAAAGGTGGAAGCGGGCCTTAAAGATCTCAATCCCAAACCGGTAAGAAttaagtttttatttgtatattaataaaaatagtaatacTCAAAGGATAAACACACAGCAAGTTTAATATCCATTTATCACACTCTGCTTGAAATCACTCGGTattgtctcatgcaaatgaagactactgcttttgttaccatgacgactgggGCGGAGCTAGGGCGTCGTGACGTGGCAAGGGCTACTCGTTGTTGCCAACTTTTCCGACGCCTCTAGCAGTTATTTTTCACCCCCAAAAAGCGACTAGCcacaaatttgaattttaaaaggAAGGAATGATGGATGGGAGGAGG
The DNA window shown above is from Phyllopteryx taeniolatus isolate TA_2022b chromosome 17, UOR_Ptae_1.2, whole genome shotgun sequence and carries:
- the alg5 gene encoding dolichyl-phosphate beta-glucosyltransferase, which encodes MDCIWEILAALVVLAIVAVIVFVMAAYVTASEANLTRDDKEKRFLTTTGTTELFPSLHDPPSLELSVVVPAYNEELRLPVMLDEAMEYLQNRQKRHASFTYEVIVVDDGSKDKTTEVVLRYTKQYGAEKVRVLTLVKNRGKGGAVRMGTLSSRGRLILMADADGATKFGDVEKVEAGLKDLNPKPGNMAISCGSRAHLEQEALAQRSLFRNVLMHGFHFLVWFLCVRGVRDTQCGFKVFTREAALRTFSSLHVERWAFDVELLYIAQRLKIPIAEVAVNWTEIEGSKLVPFWSWLQMGRDLLFIRLRYLMGAWKLQPPIKSD